The Sandaracinus amylolyticus genomic interval GGAGCGAGCCGCGCTTCGTGGGCAGCGTCGCGCGCAGCGGATGGAACGGCAGACCGAGCGCGCTCGCGTGCGCCGCGACGAGCTCGACCTCGCGCTGCGCTTCGGCGCGCAGCCCGTGATCGACCGATGCGACGTGCAGCTCGAGCGCGAGCTCGGGCGCGATGCGCGCGAGCACGTCGAGCATCGCGGTGGAGTCGGGCCCGCCGCTGACCGCGACGACGACGCGCTCGCCGCGCCGGAGCAGACGTCGCTCTCGGATCGTGCGTCGCACGCGCGCGAGGAGCATCGGATCGCACACTAGCAGCCGCGCCCGGCGATGCTCGGCACGATGGGACGAGCGCCACGGCTCGGACGACCCACGCTATGCTCAGGCCCGTGCTCCGCCGCGCCACCGTTCTGATCGCTCCGCTCCTCTTCGTCGTGCTCGGCGCCGCCGGGCCGTTCGAGGGCTGCGACGAGCGCGACGGGGACGACCCACGCCCGCTGCCACGCGACGTCGGCGGGACGTGCTTCTTCGACGAGGACTGCGTCCCCGCGGGGTGCGAGGCGTTGCGTTGCCTCGCCGGCGCGTGCGTCGAGGTCGCGCCGATCCGCGATGCCGACGGCGATGGTCATGCGCCGCCCCCGTGCGGCACGGACTGCGACGATCGCGTGGTGACGGTCTCGCCCGACGCGACCGAGGTCTGCGATCTCGTCGATCAGGACTGCGACGGAGCGGTCGACGAGGACGCCGCGCCCACCGCGATCCGCTTCGACCTCACGACGCTCGATCCGACGATGAGCGCGACGAGCTGGGGCGATCGCGTGATCGTGAGCGACGGCGAGTTCACGGCGCGCGGCGTGCGCACGCGGCGCCTCGGGCTCGACGGAGCGCTCGGCACGGTCGAGCCGCTCTACGACACCGAGCGCGCGCCGATCGCGATCGACGCCGCGCCCACCGAGGAGGGCGCGTGGTTCGTGATCGCGCTCGAGCCCGCGACCGATGCGAGCGCGACGATCGTGCTGGTCGAGCTGGAGCGCGACGACGAGGGCGCGGTGATGCCGGTCGGAGCGCCCGTGACGCGCGACGTCGACGGCGTGACCGCGATGGTCGCGATCACGATCGACGACGTGCCCTACGTCGCGTGGGACGCGGAGGACACGTCGCGCTTCGTGTGGACGCCGGCGTGGGCCGCGCCGGTGCGCGTGGGCGACGGGCTCGTCGCGGGCATCGGTGCGCTCGATCTCGCGAGCGACGGCGCGAACGTCGTGGTCCCGAGCGGCGCGCGCGAGCTCACGTTCCTCGCGACGGCGGACGGCTCGGTGGTCGGCACCGTCGTGCCCGACGGCGAGCTCTCGCCGGGGCATCCGCTCGCGTCCGACGAGGGACACGTCTGGGCGCTGGTGCGCGACGCGTTCGATCACTCGCTGCAGCCGATCACGTCGAGCGGCACGAGCCCGGTCACGACGCTGCCGACGGGCGGGGGCAGCGTGCAGCTCGGGATCGATCGCACGTCGGACGGTCTCGTGATCACGCGCGGCGACACGAGCAGCCTGCGCGCGTGGGTGCTCGACGCGGAGATGCCGTCGACGATCCGCCGCACCTTCGGTCCCGACGAGATCAGCGGGACGGGCCGGGCCATCGTGGGCGTCGACGTCGCGGCGACGACGCAGGGCACGGCGATCATCACGAATTTCGGCGCCGGGGGCAGCAGCCTCGCGGTGCTCGCGTGCGGCGCGGGGAGCTGATCGATGCCGGTCGAGAGCGATTTGTTGGTGTGGATGGACCTCGAGATGAGCGGGCTCGCGATCGAGCGCGAGCGCATCCTCGAGATCGCGGTGATCGTCACCGACGGGCAGCTGGAGATCCTCGCGGAGGGCCCGGAGATCGTGGTGCACCAACCCGACTCGCTGCTCGACGCGATGGACGACTGGAACAAGCAGCACCACGGCGCGTCGGGGCTCGTCGATCGCGTGCGCGCGTCGACGATCTCGGAGGCCGAGGCCGAGCGTCAGGTGCTCGAGTTCGTCGCGGCGCACGTGCCGGCGCGCGCGGCGCCGCTCGCGGGCAACAGCGTCCACCAGGATCGCCTCTTCCTCGCGAAGTACATGCCGCAGGTCGAGAAGTACCTGCACTACCGCAACGTCGACGTCTCGACGCTCAAGGAGCTCGTGCGTCGCTGGCACCCGCAGGCCTACGCGGGCCGTCCGACGAAGCGCGGCTCGCACCGCGCGCTCGGCGACATCCGCGAGTCGATCGACGAGCTGCGCTACTACCGTCGCGCGGTGTTCGTTCCGTCGACCTGACGGAACGAGAACGAGCGGCGCAGCCAGTCGGGGCCGCGCCGCTCGTCGTCGGGACGACTCAGAACGAGCCGCTGATCACGGGCACGTTCACGTCGGTGCTCGGCGCGAGGCGGAGCGCCTCGCTCTCCGCGACCGTGAACGACGAGCGCGTCTGGACCATCGGCAGGCCGAGCAGCACCTGACGGCCCATCCCATCGAAGCGCAGGATGCCGGGCCCACCCGCGAGCAGACCGCGGACCTGGCGCTGCACCGCGCTGCTGCCGCCCTCGGTGGCGTCGCCGGCGTCGTCACCCGCGGGCTCGGGCGGCGGCGTGTCGCCGTTGCCGCCCTCGACCGGCTCGTCGCCGAACTCGCCCTCGACCTGCACCGCGTCGGTCGTCGTGCCGTCCTCGTAGGTCGGCTCTTCCTCGGCCTGACCGCCGTCGTCGCGCGCGACCGCGTCCTGGCCGGGGTCGTACGCGGTCAGCGCGAGGGTCGCGACGAGCGTCGGCACCACGAGCGCGAGTCCGACCGCGAGGAACGCGACGTCGACTTCCGGCGAATTCTGCGTCTCCTGCTCCATGAAGTAGCCGCCGATCGCGCCCGCGGCCGCGCCGACCACCGGGAACACGAGGTAGGGCCACCACTCGTTCGTGCCCGCCGCTTCCTGGACGAGCGCCGGGATCACGAACCCGAGCTCCGCGCCGATCAGACCGAGACCGACGATGCCCTTGCCGTCGGGCGAGACGCGCGAGCAGGTCGGGCTGGGCATGCACTGCGCTTCGGCGCGCGATGGACCGACCGAGACGGAACCGACGACGATCGCGCTGGCGAGCGCGGCGGTGATCATCGCTCGCGCGAAGAACTGACCCTTGGAGCTCAAGCTCGCCTCCCCTGCCGGCGGGCGCGACACGCGCGCGCGGCGATCGGAATCAATCGGCGCGCAGACTGACATATGGCCCACGCCGCGGGCAACCGCGGGACGGGGCCCACACGGCCATGCCTCTTGACCGTCATCCGCGACCCGAATATTACGCATGCGAAACATCTCGCTCGTGGGCCACGAGCGGGAACGAGTGAACCGTGGCGCAATCCGAGCAGGGCGTTCAACGAGGCAGCGACATCGACCGCATCGTCGAGACGATCCTCTATCTCTACACGGAGAGCCGCAGGGTCACGAAGACGGTCGCGCGCGGGATGGGGCTCACCGGTCCGCAGGTCACCGCGCTGAAGATCCTCGAGGCGGTCGGCGAGATCTCGCTCTCCGAGCTCAGCGAGCGGATGAGCGCGCGCAACTCGACGATCACCGGCATCGTCGATCGCATGGAGCGCGACGGGCTCGTGGTGCGCGAGCGCAGCGAGACCGATCGGCGCGTCGTGAAGATCCGCGCGACCGAGCGCGGGTCGCAGATCGCGCGCGGCGTTCCGGTCACGGCGATGGAGCTCTTCGGCAGCGCGCTCAGGTCGCTCTCGGCGAGCGATCGCGCGGAGCTGCGGCGCATCCTCGCGAGGCTCGCGGACCGCGTGCGCATCGAGATCGAGGAGCGCGAGAAGATGGGTGGCGCGGACACCGCCGCGCGCGACGGGGATTGAGACCGAGGAGGATCGACATGGGCTTCGAGGACAAGGTCGTCGTCACCTGCGCGCTCACCGGCGTGCTCGCGAATCGCAAGCAGTGCCCGGGCATCCCGTACACGCCGGTCGAGATCGCCGAGGACGCGAAGCGCGCGTACGACGCGGGCGCGAGCGTGGTGCACATCCACGCGCGCAACGACGACGGCACGCCGACGTTCGAGCCGAGCGTGTTCGCGCGCATCAAGGACGAGGTGCGCAAGCGCTGCCCGATCATCCTGAA includes:
- the orn gene encoding oligoribonuclease, yielding MPVESDLLVWMDLEMSGLAIERERILEIAVIVTDGQLEILAEGPEIVVHQPDSLLDAMDDWNKQHHGASGLVDRVRASTISEAEAERQVLEFVAAHVPARAAPLAGNSVHQDRLFLAKYMPQVEKYLHYRNVDVSTLKELVRRWHPQAYAGRPTKRGSHRALGDIRESIDELRYYRRAVFVPST
- a CDS encoding MarR family winged helix-turn-helix transcriptional regulator, giving the protein MAQSEQGVQRGSDIDRIVETILYLYTESRRVTKTVARGMGLTGPQVTALKILEAVGEISLSELSERMSARNSTITGIVDRMERDGLVVRERSETDRRVVKIRATERGSQIARGVPVTAMELFGSALRSLSASDRAELRRILARLADRVRIEIEEREKMGGADTAARDGD
- a CDS encoding putative metal-binding motif-containing protein, whose amino-acid sequence is MLRRATVLIAPLLFVVLGAAGPFEGCDERDGDDPRPLPRDVGGTCFFDEDCVPAGCEALRCLAGACVEVAPIRDADGDGHAPPPCGTDCDDRVVTVSPDATEVCDLVDQDCDGAVDEDAAPTAIRFDLTTLDPTMSATSWGDRVIVSDGEFTARGVRTRRLGLDGALGTVEPLYDTERAPIAIDAAPTEEGAWFVIALEPATDASATIVLVELERDDEGAVMPVGAPVTRDVDGVTAMVAITIDDVPYVAWDAEDTSRFVWTPAWAAPVRVGDGLVAGIGALDLASDGANVVVPSGARELTFLATADGSVVGTVVPDGELSPGHPLASDEGHVWALVRDAFDHSLQPITSSGTSPVTTLPTGGGSVQLGIDRTSDGLVITRGDTSSLRAWVLDAEMPSTIRRTFGPDEISGTGRAIVGVDVAATTQGTAIITNFGAGGSSLAVLACGAGS